AATCTGTTAGCGGATTCCCCCAAATGCCATGGTTAAGACAAGCCTGCCGGCTTCGATAAAACACGCATAAAAACTGCTCGGCAATTTTCGGATCGACCTAAACCGCGCCGCCTAACGTGGTCTCTATCAGGGAGACTACAAAATGGCTTTCAACAATAAAGGACTGCTGGTCGGGCTGCTTATGGCCTTGATCGCAATGGCAAATCCCGCTGCGGCGCTGGACCTCTCCAATGTCGCCTTCATCCAGACCGCCGCCGGCAATACCTCCATTCCGGTGGGGCACCTCGAATTTTGCCAATCCCGCCCGTCCGAATGCCGCGCCCATGACCAGGTCGTGCCCGCCGCCACGCTGACCGATGCCAGCTGGCAGCAGCTTGTTTCGGTAAATTCCTATTATAATCAAACGATTGTGCCGGTCACCGACCAGGAGCTCTATCAGGTCGCCGAGTTCTGGACCTATCCCAACGGCTATGGCGATTGCGAAGATTTCGCCCTGATCAAACGCCGCGATCTCATCGCCGCCGGCTGGCATCCGTCGACGCTGATGATCGCCGTGGTCAAGGAAGCCAATGGCAATGGCCACGCCGTGCTGATCGCCCGCACCGATCGCGGCGACCTCGTTCTCGACAATCAGGATGGCGCCATCCGCCTGTGGAGCGACACCCCCTACACCTACATCAAGCGCCAGTCCCAGGCCCATGCCGGCCAGTGGGTGGACATGATCGATGACCGCGTCACCGTGGTCGCCGCCAACATGAAATGAGTTTCCGGACCCCGCCCCTGATAGGGGTCTGAAGAGCAAGGCCGGCCTCGCTATTGCGGAGCCGGCCTCGCTGTTTCAATGACTTAGAAGCGCAGGGCGATATAGACGCTCATGAAGAGCAGCCCGGTAATGAAGGCCCAGCCGAAGGCGACGAGGGCGGCGACCAGCATCGAGGTCATCGAGATCGTGCCCCCTTCCTCATGCCGCCAGCCATATTGCAGCAT
This genomic stretch from Devosia sp. YIM 151766 harbors:
- a CDS encoding transglutaminase-like cysteine peptidase, with product MAFNNKGLLVGLLMALIAMANPAAALDLSNVAFIQTAAGNTSIPVGHLEFCQSRPSECRAHDQVVPAATLTDASWQQLVSVNSYYNQTIVPVTDQELYQVAEFWTYPNGYGDCEDFALIKRRDLIAAGWHPSTLMIAVVKEANGNGHAVLIARTDRGDLVLDNQDGAIRLWSDTPYTYIKRQSQAHAGQWVDMIDDRVTVVAANMK